The proteins below come from a single Halobacillus salinarum genomic window:
- the ruvB gene encoding Holliday junction branch migration DNA helicase RuvB, whose protein sequence is MEERMISGEYQLSDQEIDQSLRPERLNQYIGQEKTKRNLSIFIEAAKMRNEPLDHTLLYGPPGLGKTTLASIIANEMEVQFRTTSGPAIERAGDLAAILSSLEPGDVLFIDEIHRLPRSVEEVLYPAMEDFCLDIVVGNGSSARSVRLDLPPFTLVGATTRAGLLSAPLRDRFGVHSRLDFYDTAALCSIVERTAEIFHVAIKKDAAVEVARRSRGTPRIANRLLKRVRDIAQVEGEETISKEMTNKALEMLQVDDKGLDFIDHKLLLGIIDGFNGGPVGLDTIAATIGEESQTIEDVYEPFLLQIGLLQRTPRGRVVTPKAYDHFQREVPGT, encoded by the coding sequence GTGGAAGAACGGATGATTTCTGGAGAATACCAGCTGTCAGATCAGGAAATCGACCAAAGTCTTCGTCCTGAACGACTTAATCAATACATTGGACAGGAAAAAACGAAGAGAAATCTGTCCATTTTTATCGAAGCGGCGAAAATGAGAAATGAACCCCTTGATCATACCCTGCTTTATGGTCCTCCTGGATTGGGAAAGACGACGCTCGCTTCCATCATAGCGAATGAAATGGAGGTTCAGTTTCGGACGACTTCCGGGCCTGCCATCGAAAGAGCAGGGGACCTGGCAGCAATTCTATCCTCCCTTGAGCCGGGGGATGTTCTGTTTATCGACGAAATTCACCGGCTTCCTCGTTCGGTTGAGGAAGTCCTCTATCCTGCAATGGAAGATTTTTGTCTGGACATTGTTGTTGGTAATGGCTCCAGCGCAAGATCGGTAAGACTGGATCTTCCCCCATTTACCCTAGTAGGAGCAACGACACGAGCAGGGCTGTTATCAGCGCCACTAAGAGACCGGTTTGGAGTCCACAGCCGCCTCGACTTTTATGACACGGCGGCACTTTGTTCGATCGTCGAGAGGACAGCTGAGATTTTTCATGTAGCGATTAAAAAAGACGCTGCTGTTGAGGTTGCCCGCAGGTCCAGAGGAACTCCCAGAATTGCTAATCGTCTGCTTAAACGCGTCCGGGATATCGCGCAGGTCGAAGGGGAGGAAACAATTAGTAAAGAAATGACAAATAAAGCCCTTGAAATGCTTCAAGTGGATGATAAAGGACTCGATTTCATTGATCATAAACTGTTATTAGGAATAATAGATGGGTTTAATGGAGGACCTGTGGGACTTGATACGATCGCTGCTACCATAGGGGAAGAATCACAAACGATTGAAGATGTGTACGAGCCGTTTCTCTTGCAAATTGGATTACTTCAACGGACGCCAAGAGGGCGGGTGGTGACACCTAAGGCATACGACCATTTTCAAAGGGAGGTGCCGGGGACTTGA
- the tgt gene encoding tRNA guanosine(34) transglycosylase Tgt, which yields MAIRYELIKTCKQTGARLGKVHTPHGSFDTPMFMPVGTLATVKTMSPEELEQMGASIILSNTYHLWLRPGEDIVEEAGGLHSFMNWKGSILTDSGGFQVFSLSDLRQIEEEGVHFRNHISGEKLFLSPERAMHIQNSLGADIMMAFDECPPYPAEYDYMKKSVERTSRWAERCLRGHQKPDKQGLFGIVQGGEYEELRKQSASDLVSLDFPGYAIGGLSVGEPKDVMNKVLEFTTPLLPDQKPRYLMGVGSPDSLIDGSIRGVDMFDCVLPTRIARNGTCMTSQGRLVVRNAKYARDFTPIDHECDCYTCRNYSRAYIRHLVKANETFGFRLTTYHNLYFLLKLMRQVREAIREDRLGDFREEFFDQYGFNKPNAKNF from the coding sequence ATGGCCATACGCTATGAATTAATAAAAACCTGTAAGCAGACCGGCGCCCGTTTAGGAAAAGTCCATACCCCTCATGGTTCGTTTGATACACCGATGTTTATGCCTGTAGGTACTTTAGCGACTGTGAAAACGATGAGTCCTGAAGAACTGGAGCAAATGGGTGCCAGCATCATTTTGTCTAATACGTATCATCTCTGGCTCAGGCCGGGGGAGGATATCGTAGAAGAAGCCGGGGGTCTTCATTCTTTTATGAATTGGAAAGGTTCGATTCTCACAGATTCCGGTGGGTTCCAAGTCTTCAGCTTGAGCGATTTGCGACAGATTGAAGAAGAAGGCGTCCATTTTCGAAACCATATTAGTGGTGAAAAGCTGTTTCTGTCTCCAGAGAGAGCGATGCACATTCAAAACTCGCTCGGGGCAGATATTATGATGGCTTTCGATGAATGCCCTCCATATCCGGCTGAATATGATTACATGAAGAAATCAGTAGAAAGGACGAGCAGATGGGCGGAAAGATGTCTCAGAGGACATCAGAAACCTGACAAGCAAGGTTTGTTTGGAATTGTCCAAGGAGGAGAATATGAGGAGCTTCGAAAGCAGAGTGCCAGTGATTTAGTCTCTTTGGATTTTCCAGGATATGCTATAGGCGGCCTCTCAGTTGGTGAACCAAAGGACGTCATGAATAAGGTTCTGGAATTCACAACTCCACTACTTCCCGATCAAAAGCCGAGATATTTAATGGGTGTAGGCTCCCCGGATTCTTTGATTGATGGTTCAATCCGAGGTGTAGATATGTTTGATTGTGTACTGCCAACGAGAATTGCGCGAAATGGGACGTGTATGACGTCACAAGGAAGACTGGTTGTCAGAAATGCTAAATATGCCCGTGATTTTACTCCGATCGATCATGAATGTGATTGTTATACTTGCAGAAACTATAGCCGGGCTTACATTCGCCATCTAGTAAAAGCAAATGAGACGTTTGGGTTTAGGTTAACGACTTATCATAACCTTTATTTTCTGTTAAAATTAATGAGGCAAGTGCGTGAAGCTATTAGAGAAGATCGACTCGGTGACTTTAGAGAAGAATTCTTTGATCAGTATGGTTTCAATAAACCAAACGCAAAGAACTTTTAG
- the yajC gene encoding preprotein translocase subunit YajC, translating to MQTLMGLLPIILMFVIFYFLLIRPQQKKQKQVQQMQTELEKGDRIITIGGMHGTIHAIEDNSLVISVQDGTQMKFDRSSVREKLNKD from the coding sequence ATGCAAACATTAATGGGATTACTGCCAATTATTCTTATGTTTGTTATTTTCTATTTCTTGCTTATTCGTCCACAGCAAAAGAAACAGAAGCAAGTGCAGCAGATGCAGACGGAACTTGAAAAAGGAGATAGAATCATAACTATCGGGGGAATGCATGGAACCATCCACGCTATTGAAGACAACTCGCTGGTCATTTCCGTGCAGGATGGAACCCAAATGAAATTTGACCGTTCTTCAGTCCGCGAAAAGCTTAATAAAGACTAA
- the ruvA gene encoding Holliday junction branch migration protein RuvA, translating to MIAYVKGILTTIEDDSIMIETSGIGYEVLCANPFHFQQHLNKEVKIHTYHYIREDNQLLFGFRKKEDKQLFAQLLNVSGIGPKGALAILGTVSVPEFAAAVEQEDEKYLTRFPGVGKKTARQMILDLKGKLIVWLPDEDHEQTLFNQEEVTSSEKRARVNEALEALKALGYTEKELKFVHVELNNSKAVNVDDYVRQGLQLLMKA from the coding sequence ATGATCGCATATGTGAAAGGTATTTTAACGACGATAGAAGATGATTCTATTATGATAGAGACAAGTGGTATTGGCTACGAAGTTCTTTGTGCCAATCCTTTTCATTTTCAGCAGCATCTAAATAAAGAAGTCAAGATTCATACATACCATTATATTCGTGAAGACAACCAGCTGCTGTTTGGATTTCGCAAAAAAGAGGACAAACAGTTATTTGCACAATTGCTGAATGTCTCTGGGATTGGACCTAAAGGAGCTCTGGCGATCCTCGGAACCGTCAGTGTGCCGGAATTTGCCGCTGCTGTTGAGCAGGAAGATGAAAAATATTTAACCCGCTTTCCTGGAGTAGGAAAGAAAACCGCCCGGCAGATGATTCTTGATTTAAAAGGAAAACTCATTGTCTGGCTTCCGGATGAAGATCATGAACAAACGCTCTTTAATCAGGAAGAAGTAACATCAAGTGAAAAACGTGCCCGGGTGAATGAAGCTCTGGAGGCCTTAAAAGCTTTAGGTTACACCGAAAAAGAATTGAAATTCGTCCATGTAGAGCTAAACAACTCAAAAGCTGTAAACGTAGATGATTATGTACGCCAAGGTCTTCAATTGTTAATGAAAGCCTAA
- a CDS encoding BofC C-terminal domain-containing protein codes for MNRWITGFLLIVFFAGWQLLGNHEDTLSGKDVSKQRPVVVKSHEEAVETLVQQEPLHIKVVLKEHYKDGVIETTTKNETIWSMMDFWSSYGGWTVVDQTLDQVVFKRQVNDISPLTKREGYFGLNDKGELAVFYGSPEDGKVIESFKPIPIKPLETKRKTELQDGIKINNLKHFKQVLNQYTDKQSL; via the coding sequence ATGAATCGCTGGATTACGGGGTTCTTGTTAATTGTTTTCTTTGCAGGGTGGCAGCTGCTGGGAAATCATGAAGACACACTTTCAGGTAAGGATGTTTCAAAACAAAGACCGGTTGTAGTAAAATCCCATGAAGAAGCAGTAGAAACATTAGTTCAGCAGGAACCACTTCATATTAAAGTTGTCCTGAAAGAACATTACAAAGACGGAGTTATAGAAACGACTACTAAGAATGAGACCATCTGGTCCATGATGGATTTCTGGTCCTCTTATGGAGGATGGACAGTCGTTGACCAGACTTTAGATCAAGTAGTATTTAAACGGCAGGTGAACGACATTTCTCCTCTAACAAAACGGGAAGGTTACTTTGGGCTCAATGACAAGGGAGAACTAGCGGTTTTCTATGGCAGTCCGGAGGATGGAAAAGTGATTGAATCTTTTAAACCAATTCCAATCAAGCCTCTCGAAACAAAGCGCAAGACAGAACTTCAGGATGGTATTAAAATTAATAACTTAAAGCATTTTAAGCAGGTATTAAACCAATATACGGATAAACAAAGTCTTTAA
- the queA gene encoding tRNA preQ1(34) S-adenosylmethionine ribosyltransferase-isomerase QueA: protein MNIKEYDFELPEELIAQVPLQERASSRLMVLNRKEESMDHHHFSDIRSFLKRGDCLVLNDTRVLPARLYGAKKDTGGKVEVLLLHQEQEDEWEVLVKPAKKVKKGTIIEFGNGRLTAECTDIQEHGGRKVRFTYEGIFLEVLESLGEMPLPPYIKEQLSDRERYQTVYAKEEGSAAAPTAGLHFTNELLEEIQASGVELAYLTLHVGLGTFRPVSVDKVEEHEMHAEFYQMSKETADQLNRIKNEGGRIISVGTTSTRTLETIIRDHGEFTEARGWTDIFIYPPQKLQAIDGLITNFHLPKSTLIMLVSAFAGREFILKAYHEAVEERYRFFSFGDAMLIV, encoded by the coding sequence ATGAATATTAAGGAATACGATTTTGAACTTCCTGAAGAATTGATTGCCCAGGTCCCTTTGCAGGAGAGGGCTTCTTCAAGGCTGATGGTATTAAATCGTAAGGAAGAAAGTATGGATCATCATCACTTTTCTGACATACGATCTTTTTTAAAACGAGGAGACTGTTTAGTATTAAATGATACCCGGGTGCTCCCTGCCCGTCTATACGGTGCAAAAAAAGACACAGGCGGCAAAGTGGAAGTGCTGCTGCTGCATCAGGAACAAGAGGATGAATGGGAAGTTTTAGTTAAACCTGCAAAGAAAGTAAAAAAAGGGACAATTATTGAATTTGGTAATGGTAGACTGACGGCTGAATGTACAGATATCCAAGAGCATGGCGGCCGTAAAGTCCGGTTTACTTATGAAGGGATCTTTCTTGAAGTACTGGAATCCCTCGGTGAAATGCCGCTTCCGCCGTATATCAAGGAGCAGCTTTCTGATCGGGAACGTTATCAAACGGTTTATGCTAAGGAGGAAGGATCAGCAGCTGCGCCCACGGCAGGATTGCATTTTACAAATGAGTTGTTAGAAGAGATTCAAGCTAGCGGCGTTGAACTTGCTTACTTAACTCTTCATGTCGGCCTCGGAACCTTTAGACCGGTCAGTGTTGATAAAGTTGAGGAACATGAAATGCATGCGGAATTTTACCAAATGTCAAAGGAAACTGCTGATCAGCTGAACCGAATAAAAAATGAAGGCGGAAGAATCATTTCAGTAGGGACGACTTCTACCCGTACGCTTGAGACCATTATTCGTGATCACGGTGAATTTACGGAAGCCAGAGGCTGGACAGATATATTCATCTATCCACCACAAAAGCTGCAGGCGATCGATGGCTTGATTACAAACTTTCATCTCCCTAAATCTACACTCATTATGCTGGTGAGTGCATTTGCAGGGAGGGAATTTATTTTAAAAGCCTATCATGAGGCAGTAGAAGAAAGGTACCGCTTTTTCAGCTTCGGCGATGCTATGCTGATTGTATAA
- a CDS encoding DUF2905 domain-containing protein, which produces MTGFGKIFIVIGIVFIIIGLLWSIFGKLPGDLSFKKGSVTFYFPIMTSIVVSIILSLIFYFIGKIR; this is translated from the coding sequence TTGACGGGCTTCGGTAAAATCTTTATTGTAATAGGGATTGTTTTCATTATTATCGGCTTACTTTGGAGTATTTTTGGAAAGCTTCCTGGAGACCTCTCTTTCAAGAAAGGGTCAGTCACCTTTTATTTTCCTATTATGACTTCTATTGTAGTAAGCATCATCTTATCACTCATTTTTTATTTTATCGGAAAAATACGCTAA
- a CDS encoding DUF421 domain-containing protein: MLLSAIIFRTILSYLLILVIFRIMGKREIGELSVMDLVVFVMLAEIAVFLIEKPKSSIWEALIPMAILLIIQWISAYASLKSQTFRDWFDGKPSLIIRHGKIDEKEMKKQRYNFNDLLLQLREHGIQQVNDVAFAILEPSGKLSVFEKEDDGSSDYAVILIADGQIQYNGLKTIRKNKSWLLNEVKKQGFQSVEDISLCTINDSGEIHFDRNNEFS; this comes from the coding sequence ATGCTTCTAAGCGCAATCATATTCCGAACCATCCTTTCTTATCTGCTTATTCTAGTTATTTTTCGGATTATGGGCAAACGGGAAATTGGCGAATTAAGCGTCATGGACTTAGTTGTATTTGTAATGCTGGCAGAAATCGCAGTATTTTTAATTGAGAAACCTAAGTCATCCATTTGGGAAGCTCTCATCCCCATGGCCATCCTTCTTATTATTCAATGGATCAGTGCTTATGCCTCCTTAAAAAGTCAGACCTTTCGAGATTGGTTTGACGGCAAACCTTCACTGATCATTAGACACGGGAAAATTGATGAGAAGGAAATGAAAAAGCAGCGTTACAATTTTAATGATCTATTGCTGCAGTTAAGAGAACATGGGATCCAACAAGTAAATGATGTAGCATTTGCTATTCTGGAACCTTCTGGAAAGCTTTCGGTTTTTGAAAAAGAAGATGATGGGAGCTCCGATTATGCGGTCATTTTAATAGCTGATGGCCAAATCCAATACAATGGTCTGAAGACGATTCGAAAAAATAAATCGTGGTTATTGAATGAAGTGAAAAAACAAGGATTTCAATCTGTGGAAGACATTTCTTTATGTACGATCAATGATTCAGGAGAGATCCATTTTGATCGAAATAACGAGTTTTCATAA
- a CDS encoding YebC/PmpR family DNA-binding transcriptional regulator yields the protein MAGHSKWNNIKRRKGAQDAKRGKVFMKLAREIFMAAKQGGGDPDMNPNLRLAVDKAKSSNMPNDNIERAIKKATGDLEGVNYEEITYEGYGPGGVAVMVKVLTDNKNRTAADVRHAFNKNDGNLGENGCVAFMFHRRGYLLVDRNAVDADEDEFMLEAIEAGAEDMETTDDHFEIYTDPDHYSVVKQTLEESGYPLESAEVTMIPDSYTPLAEQGVEKMLKLIDMLEDNDDVQDIYHNLDADEQVLEKLS from the coding sequence ATGGCTGGTCATTCAAAGTGGAATAATATAAAGCGCCGTAAAGGAGCGCAGGATGCTAAACGTGGAAAGGTCTTCATGAAGCTGGCCAGAGAGATTTTTATGGCAGCCAAACAAGGTGGTGGAGATCCTGACATGAACCCAAACCTGCGGCTCGCTGTTGATAAAGCGAAATCCAGTAATATGCCGAATGATAATATTGAACGTGCCATCAAAAAAGCCACCGGTGACCTTGAAGGAGTAAACTATGAGGAAATTACTTATGAGGGATACGGGCCGGGAGGAGTCGCTGTAATGGTTAAAGTTTTAACTGATAATAAGAATCGTACTGCAGCTGATGTGCGCCATGCCTTTAATAAAAACGATGGGAATTTGGGGGAAAACGGTTGTGTGGCCTTTATGTTTCATCGGAGAGGTTATTTGTTAGTGGATCGAAATGCCGTAGACGCTGACGAAGACGAATTTATGCTTGAAGCCATTGAGGCAGGGGCGGAAGACATGGAGACTACGGATGATCATTTTGAGATTTATACAGACCCTGACCATTATAGTGTGGTGAAGCAGACTCTTGAAGAAAGTGGATATCCACTGGAATCTGCTGAAGTGACCATGATTCCTGATTCTTACACCCCTCTAGCTGAACAAGGCGTAGAAAAAATGCTTAAGCTGATCGATATGCTTGAGGATAATGATGATGTACAGGATATTTACCACAACCTTGACGCAGATGAGCAGGTACTTGAAAAATTATCTTAA
- a CDS encoding post-transcriptional regulator: MEQRRPISQWKTFVVPVLQSKVEEFKILGYSRATKEDVWSCLRKKVWKGEPSMRLYEVVQDIFHLSSQLYVSYLTVEAYKDEDLLASIKAVSGEMED; this comes from the coding sequence ATGGAACAGCGGCGGCCGATAAGCCAATGGAAGACATTTGTTGTGCCGGTTTTGCAAAGTAAGGTGGAAGAGTTTAAAATATTGGGGTATAGCAGGGCAACGAAGGAAGATGTGTGGAGCTGCTTAAGAAAAAAAGTTTGGAAAGGCGAGCCAAGCATGCGGCTCTATGAAGTCGTTCAGGATATCTTTCACCTCAGCAGTCAGCTTTATGTCAGCTATTTAACTGTGGAAGCTTATAAAGATGAAGATTTGCTGGCTTCAATCAAG
- the spoVB gene encoding stage V sporulation protein B yields the protein MAKQTFLHGALILVAAGLITRMLGFINRIVVARVMGPEGVGLYMMALPTLILAITLTQFGLPVAISKRVSEAEATGNERKIKRILLVSISLTASLSVVFTVGLFLLSPIVAKYFLTDARALYPLLAVTPIIPITAVSAVLRGYFQGRQNMKPQATAQVIEQIVRIAAVVILTKLCYPYGVQYAAAGAMVAVVIGEFVALFYMVRQFNLHKRFKLRSTWKKQIIEGKQTFQELMTIALPTTGSRFIGSLTYFFEPILVAQSLAFAGLTAVESTKQYGELTGYVLPLLFLPTFLTHALSVALVPSISEAAAKNAKETIQYRILQSIRLSLASGGVITIIFMIFPAVILLAVYGTSNTAFLLQFMAPFFLLHYIQTPLQASLQALDLAQSAMWNTLIGSVIKFIVLVGLSSQPEFGINGVAIAMVVGVVVVTILHLGVLIRSASFKPPVKMFANFGLIVGITGWAGFEMKAHWLLETKPLSQLLTMGFMLTLLYITLLFLLKMVRIDEIKLIPWAKLLHKK from the coding sequence ATGGCTAAACAAACCTTTTTACATGGAGCATTGATTCTTGTAGCTGCCGGACTAATTACAAGGATGCTTGGTTTCATTAACCGGATAGTCGTTGCAAGAGTAATGGGACCTGAAGGAGTGGGCTTGTATATGATGGCCCTGCCTACTCTGATTCTCGCCATTACTTTAACTCAATTCGGTTTACCCGTGGCCATTTCCAAACGGGTATCTGAAGCTGAAGCGACAGGAAATGAACGAAAAATAAAACGAATATTATTAGTCTCAATTTCATTGACCGCTAGCTTAAGCGTGGTATTTACCGTTGGACTATTTCTACTTTCCCCAATAGTGGCTAAATATTTCCTAACCGATGCCCGAGCCTTGTATCCTTTACTAGCCGTGACTCCAATTATTCCTATAACTGCTGTTTCGGCCGTTTTGAGAGGTTATTTTCAAGGCCGGCAGAATATGAAGCCGCAGGCCACGGCACAAGTAATTGAGCAGATTGTACGGATAGCTGCTGTCGTGATCCTTACGAAGCTCTGTTACCCTTATGGTGTTCAATATGCAGCTGCCGGTGCGATGGTGGCAGTTGTCATCGGGGAATTTGTAGCTCTTTTTTATATGGTGCGTCAATTCAATCTACACAAACGATTCAAGCTGAGAAGCACTTGGAAAAAACAGATCATTGAGGGAAAACAAACCTTTCAGGAATTAATGACAATTGCATTGCCGACCACCGGCAGCCGGTTTATCGGGTCACTGACTTACTTCTTTGAACCCATTTTGGTCGCCCAAAGCTTAGCATTCGCCGGGTTGACGGCTGTTGAATCAACGAAACAGTACGGAGAACTAACCGGATATGTCCTTCCACTCTTGTTTCTCCCTACATTTTTAACTCATGCACTTTCTGTAGCACTTGTCCCCTCTATTAGCGAAGCTGCTGCTAAAAATGCTAAGGAGACGATTCAGTATCGGATTCTTCAATCCATCCGCTTGTCTCTCGCTTCTGGCGGTGTCATTACGATCATCTTTATGATTTTCCCGGCAGTGATTTTACTTGCCGTATATGGGACGAGCAATACTGCTTTTTTATTACAATTTATGGCCCCCTTTTTCTTGCTTCACTATATCCAGACTCCGCTGCAGGCAAGTTTACAGGCTCTTGACCTCGCTCAGTCTGCGATGTGGAATACATTGATTGGTTCAGTCATTAAATTTATCGTATTAGTCGGCCTGAGTTCCCAGCCTGAATTCGGTATCAATGGTGTAGCCATTGCTATGGTCGTGGGCGTCGTAGTTGTCACTATATTACACTTAGGCGTTCTCATCAGATCAGCTTCTTTTAAACCGCCAGTCAAAATGTTTGCCAATTTTGGTCTCATTGTAGGGATTACAGGATGGGCTGGTTTTGAAATGAAGGCGCACTGGCTGCTGGAAACCAAGCCTCTCTCGCAGCTTCTTACGATGGGGTTCATGCTTACACTGCTTTACATCACTCTGTTATTTTTATTAAAAATGGTACGGATTGATGAAATCAAATTGATTCCTTGGGCAAAACTGCTTCATAAAAAATAA
- a CDS encoding TIGR04086 family membrane protein, with translation MKKMMQGVLGYGVGSIFAGMLLFAAILALLLRFTSMEYETLNQLALVAGISILAIGGILSAYKTEQKGWLSGGLTGFIFVTMMILFQIIFENKWISLPQLSYFGGLLAAAWLGGMIGVNLPKKSGKR, from the coding sequence ATGAAAAAAATGATGCAGGGCGTACTGGGATATGGGGTAGGTTCTATCTTTGCAGGCATGCTGCTATTCGCAGCCATATTGGCACTATTATTAAGGTTTACATCCATGGAATACGAAACGCTTAATCAATTAGCCCTGGTAGCTGGTATTTCTATTTTGGCGATCGGCGGAATATTATCTGCTTACAAAACGGAACAAAAAGGGTGGCTTTCCGGCGGACTGACGGGCTTCATTTTTGTAACCATGATGATACTTTTCCAAATTATTTTTGAAAATAAATGGATTTCTCTGCCCCAGTTAAGCTACTTCGGAGGGTTATTAGCAGCCGCTTGGCTTGGTGGTATGATCGGAGTAAATCTGCCGAAAAAATCGGGGAAACGATAA